In Chelonia mydas isolate rCheMyd1 chromosome 18, rCheMyd1.pri.v2, whole genome shotgun sequence, a single genomic region encodes these proteins:
- the MTHFR gene encoding methylenetetrahydrofolate reductase isoform X1, which translates to MDPASLGWQQLPVWKERIMVNEAHSASSRSEGSSSGSESSKDSSRCSTPVLDAERHERLREKMRRRYDSGDKWFSLEFFPPRTANGAVNLISRFDRMGMGGPLFIDVTWHPAGDPGSDKETSSMIIANTAVNYCGLETVLHMTCCNQTKEEITGHLQKAKRLGLKNIMALRGDPIGEEWEEEVEGFNYAVDLVKHIRCEFDDYFDICVAGYPKGHPEAESYEADLRHLKEKVSAGADFIITQLFFRSETFLAFMKDCQAIGITCPIVPGIFPIQGYHSLRQLVKLSKLEVPQEIKEVIEPIKDNDAAIRNYGVELAASMCRELLDSGMVSGLHFYTLNREVATTEILKRLGIWKEDPRRPLPWAVSAHPKRRVEDVRPIFWASRPKSYIHRTQEWDDFPNGRWGNSSSPAFGELKDYYLFYLKSKSPREELLKMWGEELTSEESVFEVFTCYISREPNREGHKVTCLPWNDDPLAAETNLLKEQLDKVNRRGILTINSQPNINGRPSTDPIVGWGPSGGYVFQKAYLEFFTSSENITALLKVLKMKKYELRVNYHIVNVRGENITNAPDLQPNAVTWGIFPGREIIQPTVVDPVSFMYWKDEAFALWIEQWAKLYEEESPSRMIIQYIHDNYYLVNLVDNEFPLENCLWQVVEDTFELLNCPTEQ; encoded by the exons ATGGACCCAGCCTCCCTaggctggcagcagctgcctgtTTGGAA AGAGCGCATCATGGTCAACGAGGCCCACAGTGCCAGTTCCAGGTCGGagggcagcagcagcggcagtgAGAGCTCCAAGGACAGCTCGCGATGCTCCACCCCTGTCCTGGATGCTGAGCGCCACGAGCGGCTGCGGGAGAAGATGCGCCGGCGATATGACTCCGGGGACAAGTGGTTCTCCTTGGAGTTCTTCCCCCCGCGGACGGCCAATGGTGCGGTCAATCTGATCTCCAG GTTCGACCGCATGGGGATGGGCGGCCCCCTCTTCATTGATGTGACTTGGCACCCGGCAGGGGACCCAGGCTCCGACAAGGAGACCTCCTCCATGATCATCGCCAACACGGCCGTCAACTACTGTGGCCTGGAGACCGTCTTGCACATGACATGTTGCAACCAGACCAAGGAGGAGATCACAGGGCACCTGCAGAAGGCCAAGCGTCTGGGGCTGAAGAACATCATGGCGCTGCGAGGAG ACCCCATTGGCgaggagtgggaggaagaggtggaaggCTTCAACTACGCCGTCGACTTGGTGAAGCACATTCGCTGCGAGTTCGATGACTATTTTGACATCTGCGTGGCAG GTTACCCCAAGGGCCACCCTGAAGCCGAGAGCTACGAAGCTGACCTGAGGCACCTGAAGGAGAAAGTCTCTGCTGGGGCTGACTTCATCATCAcgcagctcttcttcaggtccgagACCTTCCTCGCGTTCATGAAGGACTGTCAGGCCATTGGCATCACCTGCCCCATCGTACCTGGCATCTTTCCCATACAG GGTTACCATTCTCTGCGCCAGCTCGTGAAGCTCTCCAAACTCGAGGTGCCGCAGGAGATCAAAGAAGTGATCGAGCCCATCAAGGACAACGACGCAGCCATCCGGAACTACGGGGTGGAGTTGGCGGCGTCCATGTGCCGGGAGCTGCTGGACAGCGGCATGGTGTCCGGCCTGCATTTCTACACCCTCAACAGAGAAGTGGCCACCACTGAAATCCTCAAACGTCTGGGCATTTGGAAAGAGGACCCCAG GCGGCCTCTGCCCTGGGCAGTCAGCGCCCACCCCAAGAGAAGAGTCGAAGACGTCCGGCCTATTTTCTGGGCCTCCAGGCCAAAGAGCTACATTCACCGAACTCAGGAATGGGATGATTTCCCCAATGGCCGCTG GGGGAACTCTTCCTCGCCAGCCTTTGGCGAGCTGAAGGACTATTACCTCTTCTACCTGAAGAGCAAGTCGCCGCGGGAGGAGCTCCTGaagatgtggggggaggagctgaCGAGTGAGGAGAGCGTCTTCGAGGTGTTCACCTGTTACATCTCCAGAGAGCCCAACAGGGAGGGGCACAAG GTGACCTGCCTGCCCTGGAACGACGACCCTCTCGCTGCTGAAACTAACCTCTTGAAGGAGCAGCTGGACAAGGTGAACAGAAGAGGAATCCTGACCATCAACTCCCAGCCAAACATCAATGGCAGACCGTCCACTGACCCCATCGTGGGCTGGGGGCCCAGTGGGGGCTATGTCTTCCAGAAG GCATACCTGGAATTCTTCACCTCCAGCGAGAACATCACCGCGCTGCTTAAAGTGCTGAAGATGAAGAAGTACGAGCTCCGAGTGAATTACCACATTGTCAACGTCCGG GGTGAAAACATCACCAACGCTCCTGATCTGCAGCCCAACGCCGTGACCTGGGGCATCTTCCCAGGCAGAGAGATCATTCAGCCGACGGTTGTGGATCCAGTTAGCTTCATGTACTGGAAG GATGAGGCCTTCGCTTTGTGGATTGAGCAGTGGGCTAAGCTGTATGAAGAGGAGTCTCCCTCTCGCATGATTATCCAGTACATCCACGACAACTACTACTTGGTCAACCTGGTGGACAACGAGTTCCCGCTGGAGAACTGCCTGTGGCAGGTCGTGGAGGACACTTTCGAGCTCTTGAACTGTCCCACGGAGCAGTGA
- the MTHFR gene encoding methylenetetrahydrofolate reductase isoform X2, translated as MVNEAHSASSRSEGSSSGSESSKDSSRCSTPVLDAERHERLREKMRRRYDSGDKWFSLEFFPPRTANGAVNLISRFDRMGMGGPLFIDVTWHPAGDPGSDKETSSMIIANTAVNYCGLETVLHMTCCNQTKEEITGHLQKAKRLGLKNIMALRGDPIGEEWEEEVEGFNYAVDLVKHIRCEFDDYFDICVAGYPKGHPEAESYEADLRHLKEKVSAGADFIITQLFFRSETFLAFMKDCQAIGITCPIVPGIFPIQGYHSLRQLVKLSKLEVPQEIKEVIEPIKDNDAAIRNYGVELAASMCRELLDSGMVSGLHFYTLNREVATTEILKRLGIWKEDPRRPLPWAVSAHPKRRVEDVRPIFWASRPKSYIHRTQEWDDFPNGRWGNSSSPAFGELKDYYLFYLKSKSPREELLKMWGEELTSEESVFEVFTCYISREPNREGHKVTCLPWNDDPLAAETNLLKEQLDKVNRRGILTINSQPNINGRPSTDPIVGWGPSGGYVFQKAYLEFFTSSENITALLKVLKMKKYELRVNYHIVNVRGENITNAPDLQPNAVTWGIFPGREIIQPTVVDPVSFMYWKDEAFALWIEQWAKLYEEESPSRMIIQYIHDNYYLVNLVDNEFPLENCLWQVVEDTFELLNCPTEQ; from the exons ATGGTCAACGAGGCCCACAGTGCCAGTTCCAGGTCGGagggcagcagcagcggcagtgAGAGCTCCAAGGACAGCTCGCGATGCTCCACCCCTGTCCTGGATGCTGAGCGCCACGAGCGGCTGCGGGAGAAGATGCGCCGGCGATATGACTCCGGGGACAAGTGGTTCTCCTTGGAGTTCTTCCCCCCGCGGACGGCCAATGGTGCGGTCAATCTGATCTCCAG GTTCGACCGCATGGGGATGGGCGGCCCCCTCTTCATTGATGTGACTTGGCACCCGGCAGGGGACCCAGGCTCCGACAAGGAGACCTCCTCCATGATCATCGCCAACACGGCCGTCAACTACTGTGGCCTGGAGACCGTCTTGCACATGACATGTTGCAACCAGACCAAGGAGGAGATCACAGGGCACCTGCAGAAGGCCAAGCGTCTGGGGCTGAAGAACATCATGGCGCTGCGAGGAG ACCCCATTGGCgaggagtgggaggaagaggtggaaggCTTCAACTACGCCGTCGACTTGGTGAAGCACATTCGCTGCGAGTTCGATGACTATTTTGACATCTGCGTGGCAG GTTACCCCAAGGGCCACCCTGAAGCCGAGAGCTACGAAGCTGACCTGAGGCACCTGAAGGAGAAAGTCTCTGCTGGGGCTGACTTCATCATCAcgcagctcttcttcaggtccgagACCTTCCTCGCGTTCATGAAGGACTGTCAGGCCATTGGCATCACCTGCCCCATCGTACCTGGCATCTTTCCCATACAG GGTTACCATTCTCTGCGCCAGCTCGTGAAGCTCTCCAAACTCGAGGTGCCGCAGGAGATCAAAGAAGTGATCGAGCCCATCAAGGACAACGACGCAGCCATCCGGAACTACGGGGTGGAGTTGGCGGCGTCCATGTGCCGGGAGCTGCTGGACAGCGGCATGGTGTCCGGCCTGCATTTCTACACCCTCAACAGAGAAGTGGCCACCACTGAAATCCTCAAACGTCTGGGCATTTGGAAAGAGGACCCCAG GCGGCCTCTGCCCTGGGCAGTCAGCGCCCACCCCAAGAGAAGAGTCGAAGACGTCCGGCCTATTTTCTGGGCCTCCAGGCCAAAGAGCTACATTCACCGAACTCAGGAATGGGATGATTTCCCCAATGGCCGCTG GGGGAACTCTTCCTCGCCAGCCTTTGGCGAGCTGAAGGACTATTACCTCTTCTACCTGAAGAGCAAGTCGCCGCGGGAGGAGCTCCTGaagatgtggggggaggagctgaCGAGTGAGGAGAGCGTCTTCGAGGTGTTCACCTGTTACATCTCCAGAGAGCCCAACAGGGAGGGGCACAAG GTGACCTGCCTGCCCTGGAACGACGACCCTCTCGCTGCTGAAACTAACCTCTTGAAGGAGCAGCTGGACAAGGTGAACAGAAGAGGAATCCTGACCATCAACTCCCAGCCAAACATCAATGGCAGACCGTCCACTGACCCCATCGTGGGCTGGGGGCCCAGTGGGGGCTATGTCTTCCAGAAG GCATACCTGGAATTCTTCACCTCCAGCGAGAACATCACCGCGCTGCTTAAAGTGCTGAAGATGAAGAAGTACGAGCTCCGAGTGAATTACCACATTGTCAACGTCCGG GGTGAAAACATCACCAACGCTCCTGATCTGCAGCCCAACGCCGTGACCTGGGGCATCTTCCCAGGCAGAGAGATCATTCAGCCGACGGTTGTGGATCCAGTTAGCTTCATGTACTGGAAG GATGAGGCCTTCGCTTTGTGGATTGAGCAGTGGGCTAAGCTGTATGAAGAGGAGTCTCCCTCTCGCATGATTATCCAGTACATCCACGACAACTACTACTTGGTCAACCTGGTGGACAACGAGTTCCCGCTGGAGAACTGCCTGTGGCAGGTCGTGGAGGACACTTTCGAGCTCTTGAACTGTCCCACGGAGCAGTGA
- the MTHFR gene encoding methylenetetrahydrofolate reductase isoform X3 encodes MDSRFDRMGMGGPLFIDVTWHPAGDPGSDKETSSMIIANTAVNYCGLETVLHMTCCNQTKEEITGHLQKAKRLGLKNIMALRGDPIGEEWEEEVEGFNYAVDLVKHIRCEFDDYFDICVAGYPKGHPEAESYEADLRHLKEKVSAGADFIITQLFFRSETFLAFMKDCQAIGITCPIVPGIFPIQGYHSLRQLVKLSKLEVPQEIKEVIEPIKDNDAAIRNYGVELAASMCRELLDSGMVSGLHFYTLNREVATTEILKRLGIWKEDPRRPLPWAVSAHPKRRVEDVRPIFWASRPKSYIHRTQEWDDFPNGRWGNSSSPAFGELKDYYLFYLKSKSPREELLKMWGEELTSEESVFEVFTCYISREPNREGHKVTCLPWNDDPLAAETNLLKEQLDKVNRRGILTINSQPNINGRPSTDPIVGWGPSGGYVFQKAYLEFFTSSENITALLKVLKMKKYELRVNYHIVNVRGENITNAPDLQPNAVTWGIFPGREIIQPTVVDPVSFMYWKDEAFALWIEQWAKLYEEESPSRMIIQYIHDNYYLVNLVDNEFPLENCLWQVVEDTFELLNCPTEQ; translated from the exons ATGGACTCCAG GTTCGACCGCATGGGGATGGGCGGCCCCCTCTTCATTGATGTGACTTGGCACCCGGCAGGGGACCCAGGCTCCGACAAGGAGACCTCCTCCATGATCATCGCCAACACGGCCGTCAACTACTGTGGCCTGGAGACCGTCTTGCACATGACATGTTGCAACCAGACCAAGGAGGAGATCACAGGGCACCTGCAGAAGGCCAAGCGTCTGGGGCTGAAGAACATCATGGCGCTGCGAGGAG ACCCCATTGGCgaggagtgggaggaagaggtggaaggCTTCAACTACGCCGTCGACTTGGTGAAGCACATTCGCTGCGAGTTCGATGACTATTTTGACATCTGCGTGGCAG GTTACCCCAAGGGCCACCCTGAAGCCGAGAGCTACGAAGCTGACCTGAGGCACCTGAAGGAGAAAGTCTCTGCTGGGGCTGACTTCATCATCAcgcagctcttcttcaggtccgagACCTTCCTCGCGTTCATGAAGGACTGTCAGGCCATTGGCATCACCTGCCCCATCGTACCTGGCATCTTTCCCATACAG GGTTACCATTCTCTGCGCCAGCTCGTGAAGCTCTCCAAACTCGAGGTGCCGCAGGAGATCAAAGAAGTGATCGAGCCCATCAAGGACAACGACGCAGCCATCCGGAACTACGGGGTGGAGTTGGCGGCGTCCATGTGCCGGGAGCTGCTGGACAGCGGCATGGTGTCCGGCCTGCATTTCTACACCCTCAACAGAGAAGTGGCCACCACTGAAATCCTCAAACGTCTGGGCATTTGGAAAGAGGACCCCAG GCGGCCTCTGCCCTGGGCAGTCAGCGCCCACCCCAAGAGAAGAGTCGAAGACGTCCGGCCTATTTTCTGGGCCTCCAGGCCAAAGAGCTACATTCACCGAACTCAGGAATGGGATGATTTCCCCAATGGCCGCTG GGGGAACTCTTCCTCGCCAGCCTTTGGCGAGCTGAAGGACTATTACCTCTTCTACCTGAAGAGCAAGTCGCCGCGGGAGGAGCTCCTGaagatgtggggggaggagctgaCGAGTGAGGAGAGCGTCTTCGAGGTGTTCACCTGTTACATCTCCAGAGAGCCCAACAGGGAGGGGCACAAG GTGACCTGCCTGCCCTGGAACGACGACCCTCTCGCTGCTGAAACTAACCTCTTGAAGGAGCAGCTGGACAAGGTGAACAGAAGAGGAATCCTGACCATCAACTCCCAGCCAAACATCAATGGCAGACCGTCCACTGACCCCATCGTGGGCTGGGGGCCCAGTGGGGGCTATGTCTTCCAGAAG GCATACCTGGAATTCTTCACCTCCAGCGAGAACATCACCGCGCTGCTTAAAGTGCTGAAGATGAAGAAGTACGAGCTCCGAGTGAATTACCACATTGTCAACGTCCGG GGTGAAAACATCACCAACGCTCCTGATCTGCAGCCCAACGCCGTGACCTGGGGCATCTTCCCAGGCAGAGAGATCATTCAGCCGACGGTTGTGGATCCAGTTAGCTTCATGTACTGGAAG GATGAGGCCTTCGCTTTGTGGATTGAGCAGTGGGCTAAGCTGTATGAAGAGGAGTCTCCCTCTCGCATGATTATCCAGTACATCCACGACAACTACTACTTGGTCAACCTGGTGGACAACGAGTTCCCGCTGGAGAACTGCCTGTGGCAGGTCGTGGAGGACACTTTCGAGCTCTTGAACTGTCCCACGGAGCAGTGA